One window of the Salvia splendens isolate huo1 chromosome 1, SspV2, whole genome shotgun sequence genome contains the following:
- the LOC121799119 gene encoding tocopherol O-methyltransferase, chloroplastic-like, whose product MWMEGICIGGWGSHVYARAHLATSSPTHPIKPALALAIGEYATNSLCPRGRPRRNNMSVRAASTAPDALRKGIAEFYDESSGVWEDIWGDHMHHGFYDPASDVSISDHRAAQIRMIDQSLAFASLSDEPNQKPKSIVDVGCGIGGSSRYLARKFGAKCKGITLSPVQAQRAQQLADAQGLNAQVSFQVADALNQPFPDGQFDLVWSMESGEHMPDKKKFVNELVRVAAPGGTIIIVTWCHRNLSPSEESLRPEEKNLLDRICRAFYLPEWCSTADYVSLLTSLSMEDVKSADWSDNVAPFWPAVIKSALTWKGITSLLTSGWKTIRGALVMPLMIQGYNKGLIKFAIITCRKPNTP is encoded by the exons ATGTGGATGGAAGGAATCTGCATCGGCGGCTGGGGCAGCCACGTATACGCCAGGGCCCACCTCGCCACGTCCTCTCCCACTCATCCTATAAAGCCTGCCCTAGCCCTGGCCATTGGGGAATACGCCACCAACTCCCTTTGCCCACGTGGTAGACCCCGCCGGAACAACATGAGCGTCAGAGCGGCATCGACGGCACCGGATGCCTTGCGGAAAGGCATCGCTGAGTTCTACGACGAATCCTCAGGTGTCTGGGAGGACATTTGGGGAGACCACATGCACCACGGCTTCTACGATCCGGCCTCCGATGTCTCCATCTCCGACCACCGCGCCGCCCAGATCCGCATGATCGATCAGTCCCTCGCCTTCGCCTCTCTCTCTG ATGAGCCGAACCAGAAACCAAAGAGTATTGTTGATGTTGGATGTGGCATAGGAGGCAGTTCTCGATATCTGGCAAGAAAATTTGGGGCAAAATGCAAAGGCATTACTCTCAGCCCTGTCCAAGCACAGAGAGCTCAACAGCTTGCTGATGCTCAAGGACTCAACGCCCAAGTTTCATTTCAAGTTGCTGACGCCTTAAACCAACCCTTCCCCGATGGCCAGTTCGATCTAGTTTGGTCCATGGAGAGTGGAGAGCACATGCCTGACAAGAAGAAG TTTGTGAACGAGCTGGTGCGTGTGGCTGCTCCTGGCGGAACAATAATCATCGTGACATGGTGCCACAGGAACCTATCTCCTTCAGAGGAGTCTCTGCGGCCAGAGGAGAAAAACTTGCTAGACAGAATATGCCGTGCTTTCTATCTACCAGAATGGTGCTCCACTGCTGATTATGTCAGCTTGCTCACCTCCCTATCCATGGAG GATGTTAAGTCAGCAGACTGGTCCGACAACGTTGCTCCATTTTGGCCTGCTGTTATTAAATCAGCATTGACATGGAAAGGCATCACCTCATTGCTAACCAGTG GCTGGAAGACTATAAGAGGAGCGCTCGTCATGCCATTGATGATCCAAGGATACAACAAGGGTCTCATCAAATTTGCTATCATTACTTGCAGAAAACCAAATACGCCCTAA